In one window of Skermanella rosea DNA:
- a CDS encoding response regulator — MRLLLVEDNERLAGLMAGGLARAGFAVDAFGSLEEADAAVAAADYDLILLDLGLPDGDGLAWLKAFRGRSQGIPVLVATARGGLGDRVSGLDTGADDYLVKPFEMDELLARCRALLRRPGSCLATVLTAGNVAFDTVSRRISVGGRAIDAPRRELDLMEILLRRAGQVVTRPVLEESLYGFNDEVTPNALEAHVSRLRRRLAEAGADAAIHTVRGVGYLLRAEGAA; from the coding sequence ATGAGGCTCCTGCTCGTCGAGGACAACGAAAGGCTCGCCGGCCTGATGGCCGGCGGGCTCGCCCGCGCCGGGTTCGCGGTGGACGCCTTCGGGTCCCTGGAGGAGGCGGATGCCGCCGTCGCCGCTGCGGACTACGACCTGATCCTGCTCGACCTGGGCCTGCCCGACGGGGACGGGCTGGCCTGGCTCAAGGCTTTCCGGGGCCGCAGCCAGGGCATCCCGGTGCTGGTCGCGACGGCGCGGGGCGGCCTGGGCGACCGGGTGTCGGGGTTGGACACCGGGGCGGACGACTATCTTGTCAAGCCGTTCGAGATGGACGAGCTGCTGGCCCGCTGCCGGGCGCTGCTGCGCCGCCCCGGCTCCTGCCTCGCCACGGTCCTGACGGCGGGCAACGTGGCCTTCGATACCGTCTCGCGCAGGATCAGCGTCGGCGGGCGGGCGATCGACGCGCCGCGCCGGGAACTCGACCTGATGGAGATCCTGCTGCGCCGCGCCGGGCAGGTGGTGACGCGCCCGGTCCTGGAGGAAAGCCTCTACGGGTTCAACGACGAGGTGACGCCGAACGCGCTGGAAGCCCACGTCTCGCGGCTGCGGCGCCGGCTTGCCGAGGCCGGGGCGGACGCGGCGATCCACACCGTGCGGGGAGTCGGCTACCTGCTGCGGGCCGAGGGGGCCGCGTGA
- a CDS encoding cytochrome b/b6 domain-containing protein, whose amino-acid sequence MTGTGIGGGVAGGIRHGSVMVWDPVVRLFHWVVVAGCAANLFIVEDGGLAHEVIGYAVAAVLAVRIAWGFVGTRHARFSDFVPTPARLVRYVSLLLRGREPRQLGHNPAAAVMMVTLMALLAAVSITGWMATLDAFWGVEWVEELHEGTADAILWLALIHAAAAIYESVRHRENLVRAMITGRKRI is encoded by the coding sequence ATGACGGGAACGGGCATCGGCGGCGGCGTGGCCGGCGGCATCCGGCACGGGTCGGTCATGGTCTGGGATCCGGTCGTCCGCCTCTTCCACTGGGTGGTCGTGGCGGGATGCGCCGCCAACCTCTTCATCGTCGAGGACGGCGGGCTGGCCCACGAGGTCATCGGCTACGCGGTCGCGGCGGTCCTGGCCGTCCGGATCGCGTGGGGCTTCGTCGGGACGCGCCATGCCCGCTTCTCCGACTTCGTGCCGACGCCGGCCCGGTTGGTCCGGTACGTCTCGCTCCTGCTGCGGGGGCGCGAACCCCGGCAACTCGGCCACAACCCGGCCGCCGCGGTCATGATGGTCACGCTGATGGCGCTGCTCGCGGCCGTCAGCATCACCGGCTGGATGGCGACGCTCGACGCGTTCTGGGGCGTCGAGTGGGTCGAGGAGCTTCACGAGGGCACGGCCGACGCGATACTCTGGCTGGCCCTGATCCATGCCGCCGCGGCGATCTATGAAAGCGTGCGGCATCGCGAGAACCTGGTCCGGGCGATGATCACCGGCCGGAAACGGATCTGA